The following nucleotide sequence is from Acyrthosiphon pisum isolate AL4f chromosome A2, pea_aphid_22Mar2018_4r6ur, whole genome shotgun sequence.
TCGGTACTCAGTATCGGatatttgacaataataatacatttatttaaaacaaaaaaaaatcagatttacaTTGCTTATGAATCTTATAACAACCAggtgaataatgattatttaggCAAGCAAACGTATTACGAAGAACAATTTAATTtcgtattaacaatattaaactttGTACAATGAAGTATACATTCTATAAATAATCCATTACAGGTTAATACCTACTACTtactaattaaattgaaaataaacatataataaataaaataaagatgtaTTAGGAAGTTATTCATTTCAAGTTCAAACATCAGCTGGTTTGTTTCATGATCATAATCTGTAGAAGTATTATTGATGCGTGAGTAAAATTCGTATATGTTGGTAAGTAcgctttatattataaacatccaatacaaaaattgtagtaggagataaataataaaaacaatgcaCAAATTATGCAGCCAgaataatctgaaaaaaaaaatatatatatatatataataaatataaaataaagtaacataAGTGATAACAAAGTACGATTCTAATTTCATTCACGACCTTAAACCCAACtcacacttaatttttttaaacttgagtttaattaaaacatttgtttttccTATCTTAAATGTgtgattcaaataaaaaaaaaaatttatttgcatttaaaatgttgttttaacttaataaaaaataataactaataagtattgattactgataggttaggttaggttaggttaaatcTGCCTTTTTcattggaaataaataattaaaaatttaacgttataaattatagccaaattttaactaaaatatttttatatgattttgatCAACCATCAACCATTCGAACAGTTCAAGAAGTTAGAttctaattttaacttaattttttatcaaatagttgAGAACCatttctatttattaaataataaaaaattcaaaactttacTTTCGATTTTTTGTTACAGCCTTTTCTATATTACTCAGGTCTTCGTGAAGTATATGTTTCCTGATCCccaaataatagatttttatataggttttcCAGTCGAAATCTTCAAAGCTGAACCAAAACGTCTTCTGATCTTCTTTACTTAGTGACAACCACAGGTctacagtatttttattatcaaatgacCACTGTCTAGTAGTAAATTCACGAAGCAAATCCAAcgcaatttcaatttttgaatacGTTTTAAGCAttctaaataagtataaaaatatgttttaagctTCTATAAAGGTgccaattaattgtataatgctTCAAGTGCCAAGTtcaaaaacttggtttttttatgataaatacaaATCATACAAGTTATAAGTGTGAtaattatgtgttatatataagttagcttatacaatgatatattagtGTAAGAGCGTaacatgcattattataattactatgtttAAAATCAGCacattaaattaactatattataaatttaaaattacattggtttgaattttgaactaaACCCTacacaaatgataataataataataataataataataaaaaaattagaaaatctcAATAAATTGTTCGCCTCTCTACAAGTATagaatagtataattaaatatatttattatattttaaatcgtagaatatgtacattgtaattataagaaaaatgcaTTTTGGCTTTAAAACCCACGATGACAAAaacaatggaaaaaaaatgtaattaaaacgtaatttagtacctattgttaatttatacttataattacttaaaagataatttatatctcaatttatttaaaactgaagAATCATCAACTGAGAGtgcatttttttagttattaaatcaCCTATAGCCGATTATTAATATCCCAAATCACAGTTTTGGAACCACATGTAGTACATCGtagaataagtttaaaaatataaacaaataaataacaattcaaattaaaaacttactTGGGAGATTGAccacttataattaataacaaatccACAAATGCAGCCGGTATCGTATGTAGCCAAAATCTCAGAATTGTGCTAACTAATGAATTGGTATgggaaatataaaacatataccaAATCGATCTCAACGGAGgaatgtcaaaataattttcttgcatttcttttatatatttaccccAGGTCAACGGGCTTTCAACACTAGAaacgtaattatatatttttggtacCTTGTTCATTTGATTGGAATGTCGATGtctgaaaattataacaatttttaatgttttggtGAAAATTGTAGGgatcaaaaaaatatacctgTTAACTGTATCCCACATAACACTGATCAATGCATTTACTGTATAATCAACTGGAATAATATcagccattttatttttgtcaagcTGTATCGTTCTTAAAAATCCAGCTATGACTCCGGTAACTATACCGGATGGTCCATTAATATTATCCAACCAACCAGGATTAGGTTCTAACTTTGTGCATccaactgtaaaatattattatggttcttctttaagtaattataatttgtcacggtttttttaagttgttaaaGAACTTAGACGTATCTTAACCAAAAGTATCGTTTGACGTTTATCATGGTTCACCCGACAAAGAAGTAAGACAATTAACGAGAagaaaataatcttaaataaatCAACTACGCATATTTGATGGTTTatatcaggggtggccaaaccgcggctcgcgtcatagacttttgcaGCTCGCATCTTAAagtaagagccaagatgtaaaaaaaaaaaggtcatataatatataataatatgaccttttttttttttttatatcttggctcttcaatttttattaatatagttggTGGCTCacgagtctcttctcgctggccacccctgtaAAGTTTATACATCAAACAAAACTTTTGTAaagaacttaatatattttaataacggttaatgaaatgtattttttctacTATTCAAACTGTAATCAgacaagaaataaaaaaaataaatgcacatcattgtaaaatgaatactGTCATTGCAGTATCACACCGTTCAGAATCTTAAGTTTGTTCTTCTGAACAAATGCACTACCAATTTATGACCATTCATTAATCACGAAATCAATAGCTGAGTAAGTCAGAGCACTATCTACCGTCTACCTAGTTCaaaaagaattatattttatacacaaactAAAAGATATGCCAATCCCTTTCATCTAAACTTATATAAATCAGCCAGACCCAGTTcgaatatattaagtttatattaatgtgtctgtacatattttgtataattgaaTAACGCTTGTGATCTATTATGCCACATAACGAATAACTTGGTtcactatcaaaaaaaaaaaatacacaaataagaCATAGCATTTTAACATTCCCACACtttgattacaatttaatattatatttaacaaacacACTTACTAATTGATGGACGAAATATTGAAATTGGCAATTGATTGTCATTGCTCGACATCAAATTTTCTGCGATTGCTTTAGTAAACGTGTATGTATTGGGCCAATTGTTTAAGATACTAtatttacaaacgaaaaaaaaaatcaagaactaaaaaaaatgattatctatttacaattatataatttactttggACATGAAATTTCGTCTTTGGACATATTTTTCAGTTCCTTGGCCGTAATTGGAGTGGGATAGAATTCTTCTTTAATTACATTCCTCGGGCAATGTGAATAAGCGGTCGATACGTGTACAAGACCCTgcaacaataattatgattaattcaTGTGGGTTTCCTTCCATGTTGTActactgtatatatttatatatatatatatcatatgtttagATAGTTATTTATGGGACCAATGTGGGGAGGGAGTCCGTACCTCATAGACCACCCCCCTCGTAAATAAACGACTGCAGGGGAGAAATGgtaaattctataaaagtagGCACCTAATCTTCTACATAGACATAGTGTAGTTAGTTACTACATGATATACTGTTAACTACAACAGAAATGGTGTTAAGTCATAtacacgatttttttaaaaaaaaagttttaaaaaatgataaaagccaaaagtataaacttaatatagaaaaaaaaaacaaatgtattttatgagccatattcatttttaagaaatatcagtctaaacaataataaattaccattactccaccatttttttttcgttaagtaAAAAAGCGGTTTTCCATCTTTTATTTacagataaaaatttatttgtataggaGTTAACATTTGGCCCCACAgagattctaaataatattattaaccacaAAACAAAGGAAACATGGCAGAAAAATTGGAATAAAGTTCCACATGCaaacaattattaagaaatataaaaccTCGTATTGAAAAATGGAAATCCATTATAAatccactttttttaaaaagaagagatgatattatgattattactgcatatttttttgattgagTCAGGATGGGAGACACACATTTAACTCACTCCTTTCTTGTCACTAAAGAACACGACACATGGAGGGAAACCTTAAGATCAATAATATTGTGACCAAAGgcccataaatcataatatgccgaagcaataaaaaaacgataaaaCATGAAagcaatatttatttcttttccTTAGCTTaaacttaagttaaaaattgtgaacattgttattttatttttggtaattatATCCTATACCGACAGTAGATATACATAATCTAAATAATCTAAAAGTAGACTAATAACCATTGCTGTTGAAGCTTtaacagataataaaatatatttaccaattgTATTGCCTGcatcatattttagtttataaacacaatatacctCTTAATTACTATATCGATTatcgtacaataattatttgttttaagacgACTACGCTACACAGAACACAGATAGTTGTTGtgtccgtcttacaagtgcataacatagcaaatacACACTCGGCAGATCACTAAGTGTTAGTAAACTcagatagtttaaaaattagggtgaatcgacctattataagACTTGGTGGTAAGAACATCATCTGTGTTTATATATGGGGTTCTTACGCtgattcagtttttaagtgagttatgaacatttttaatttacgctatattatatatactcataagtcataatttactaaaaaattgaactatcataactagggcagaggacttgtagcTCTAAGAAATCACCAAATATGcgcttaaatatacaaaatatgcattaaaaatatgcttttttaaattaatatttttgattaaaaaattagaatttttgtgtaggtacttattattttaatgaataaattttattttcaactttatttaacaactgactattaattatttggactctttgaattattattttaactggaTACTTCTTCAAAACTTTCAACTTCTTCGACtactaaaaaacaattaacaaaataatttagtttcaaatatttaagattGACACAAATTTTTACCTTGGAAGTTGCATTGGACAATAAggtgttttttcaaattgtcaaACGTAAAACTTTTCCTATTGTCGGATAACAAGACTTTAAACATCGAAAAAGAACGTTCCACGTCAACAGAATTTATAAGAGCATATTTAAAGTATGCTAAATCGCCAAGGC
It contains:
- the LOC100164181 gene encoding fatty acyl-CoA reductase wat; protein product: METSIAESFKDGTVFVTGSTGFLGKILTEKLLRSCSLKKIALLVRSKKGFDSSQRVAGIYNESMFDRLRVEKPDFMNKIKMIDGDLEQPSLGLSPKDRDWLIENVNFVFHCAATIKFNENLQIATRINIQGTDNILTLATMMKNLKGLVHVSTAYSHCPRNVIKEEFYPTPITAKELKNMSKDEISCPNILNNWPNTYTFTKAIAENLMSSNDNQLPISIFRPSIIGCTKLEPNPGWLDNINGPSGIVTGVIAGFLRTIQLDKNKMADIIPVDYTVNALISVMWDTVNRHRHSNQMNKVPKIYNYVSSVESPLTWGKYIKEMQENYFDIPPLRSIWYMFYISHTNSLVSTILRFWLHTIPAAFVDLLLIISGQSPKMLKTYSKIEIALDLLREFTTRQWSFDNKNTVDLWLSLSKEDQKTFWFSFEDFDWKTYIKIYYLGIRKHILHEDLSNIEKAVTKNRKLFWLHNLCIVFIIYLLLQFLYWMFII